The following are from one region of the Phormidium sp. PBR-2020 genome:
- a CDS encoding CHAT domain-containing protein: MAQSQEPGVLLRQGRAAYEAGEMTEAVRQLQAAARAYGERGERLNQAIALNYLSLSQQQQGEWQAARAAIEDSLGLIGVPDAQAGTDRQRVFAAALTTRGQLQLSLAEAEAAFESWQEAEQVYQRLGDTEGTVGSQLNQALALEALGFYRRACDRLLGGLTGDRLTCDGLAAEEPELREGQQRQLLAAINRQADSPLKAMALRSLGNQLRVLGQLELSDSTLQQGLAVAERIESPQDIALSLLNLGNTYQALSQQAANYNRPSDAEPLADVAVGYYEQAARRSSDPSVMVQAQLNLIQMWVESERESEAVALFPEVRDRLSELPLGKIAIQGRIQLACSLLGCDRLAAQTDEQRLTVDPTASLELLETAVGQAEDLGDLRLKAAAIGRLGTFYEASGDWDRAQEFTEEAIALSGDKPDLVYQWQWQLGRILQARHEQTAVQEADAGAILAYEKAYSVLNGLRGNLASLDSNVQFNFRDRVEPVYRQFIDLLLRGDNPSQAHLKQARQAVEDLQLAELDNFFQDACAERQQVAAEDLDPEAAILHIVVLKDRLEVIASFPGRQDLKYVSNPGITPTRLSGLIEDIRTELDLPGGRTFRIRDLSEELHQWIISPLAEDLKLQEDRQTSSVKNLVFVLDGLLQNLPMSVLYDHNRQHYLIERYAIAVVPGLQLLQSQGEPQVREDLRLLLAGTNEAPSFETEELDNLNYVLTEVEGIGVIARRSTKLTEQSFLQKNVESQVTAIPYNIVHLATHGKFSSDPNNTFLLDYNERIKVQNLDRLLRRSERVGLNAIDLLTLSACQTATGDNRAALGLAGVAIRAGSRSTLASLWNVSDVSTALLMQEFYHLFLETDLTKAEALREAQLKFIRAELEVSAQASLSQNSLPRPHYWAPFILIGNWL, translated from the coding sequence TTGGCTCAGTCTCAAGAGCCTGGGGTGTTGCTGCGTCAGGGACGAGCGGCCTATGAAGCGGGAGAGATGACCGAGGCGGTGCGGCAGTTACAGGCGGCGGCGAGGGCTTATGGAGAGCGGGGGGAGCGACTGAATCAGGCGATCGCGCTCAATTATTTGTCCCTGAGTCAGCAGCAGCAGGGAGAGTGGCAAGCGGCCAGAGCGGCTATTGAGGACAGTTTAGGGTTGATTGGGGTTCCTGATGCCCAGGCCGGGACTGACCGGCAACGCGTCTTTGCGGCCGCTTTGACGACTCGGGGACAGTTGCAGTTGTCCTTAGCGGAGGCGGAAGCGGCCTTTGAGAGTTGGCAAGAGGCAGAACAGGTGTATCAGCGGTTAGGGGATACTGAGGGAACGGTGGGGAGTCAGCTAAATCAGGCGCTGGCCCTGGAGGCCTTGGGGTTCTATCGCCGCGCTTGCGATCGGCTTTTGGGCGGATTGACGGGGGACCGGTTGACTTGTGATGGTTTGGCGGCGGAGGAACCGGAACTGAGGGAGGGTCAGCAGAGGCAATTGTTGGCGGCGATTAACCGACAGGCGGATTCTCCATTGAAGGCGATGGCGTTGCGGAGTTTGGGGAATCAGTTGCGGGTGTTGGGCCAGTTGGAGTTATCGGATAGCACCTTGCAGCAAGGGTTAGCGGTGGCGGAACGCATTGAGTCTCCCCAGGATATTGCCTTGTCCTTATTGAATTTGGGAAATACCTATCAGGCGTTATCTCAACAGGCAGCAAACTATAATCGGCCTTCGGATGCTGAACCTTTAGCGGATGTTGCTGTTGGCTACTATGAGCAAGCCGCTCGCCGCAGTAGTGACCCCTCGGTGATGGTTCAGGCCCAATTGAATTTAATTCAGATGTGGGTTGAGTCAGAGCGGGAATCTGAGGCGGTGGCGTTGTTTCCTGAGGTGCGCGATCGCCTTTCGGAACTCCCCCTAGGGAAAATTGCGATTCAGGGACGGATTCAGTTGGCTTGTAGTCTGCTGGGGTGCGATCGCCTGGCCGCTCAAACCGATGAACAGAGGCTTACAGTTGATCCAACTGCGTCACTGGAGTTGTTAGAAACCGCCGTTGGTCAAGCCGAGGACTTGGGAGATTTGAGGCTTAAAGCGGCGGCGATCGGTCGTTTGGGAACGTTTTATGAAGCCAGTGGGGATTGGGACAGGGCGCAAGAGTTTACCGAGGAGGCGATCGCTCTCTCAGGAGATAAACCCGATTTAGTCTATCAATGGCAATGGCAACTGGGACGCATTTTGCAAGCGCGTCATGAGCAAACCGCTGTACAAGAGGCAGATGCAGGAGCAATTCTCGCCTATGAGAAGGCTTATAGTGTTCTCAATGGTTTACGGGGGAATCTAGCGAGTCTCGATTCTAATGTGCAATTCAACTTCCGCGATCGGGTTGAACCCGTTTATCGACAATTCATTGATTTACTCTTGCGCGGGGACAATCCCAGTCAGGCCCATTTAAAGCAAGCTCGTCAAGCCGTAGAAGATTTACAACTTGCCGAACTGGATAATTTCTTCCAAGATGCCTGTGCTGAGCGCCAACAAGTGGCTGCCGAAGATCTCGATCCAGAAGCTGCTATTCTCCATATAGTCGTCTTAAAAGACAGATTAGAAGTCATTGCCAGCTTCCCCGGCCGTCAAGACTTAAAATATGTCTCGAATCCCGGCATTACCCCTACTCGGCTGAGTGGTTTAATCGAAGACATTCGTACAGAGCTTGACTTACCCGGAGGTCGGACTTTCAGAATCCGAGACTTATCTGAAGAGCTTCACCAGTGGATCATTTCACCTCTTGCCGAAGACTTAAAACTACAAGAAGATCGCCAAACTAGCAGTGTTAAAAACTTAGTTTTTGTCCTCGATGGACTGCTCCAAAATCTGCCCATGTCAGTTTTGTACGATCACAATCGGCAACACTATCTCATCGAACGCTATGCCATTGCGGTCGTGCCAGGGCTTCAACTACTACAGTCTCAAGGTGAGCCACAGGTTCGGGAGGATCTGCGACTCTTACTCGCCGGAACCAACGAAGCCCCCAGTTTTGAAACGGAAGAATTAGATAATCTCAACTATGTCTTAACAGAAGTGGAAGGGATTGGGGTAATTGCTCGACGTAGCACGAAATTAACAGAGCAAAGTTTCCTGCAAAAAAATGTAGAGTCCCAAGTTACTGCTATACCCTATAACATCGTCCATTTAGCCACCCATGGTAAATTTAGTTCTGACCCAAATAACACATTTTTGTTGGACTACAATGAGCGAATCAAGGTTCAAAACCTAGATCGGCTCTTGCGTCGGAGTGAACGAGTCGGCTTAAATGCCATCGATTTACTAACCCTAAGTGCCTGCCAAACCGCAACTGGAGACAATCGTGCAGCCCTCGGCTTAGCCGGAGTCGCCATTCGTGCCGGTTCAAGAAGTACCCTAGCCAGCTTATGGAATGTGAGTGATGTATCAACCGCACTATTAATGCAAGAGTTTTACCATTTATTCTTGGAGACTGATCTAACGAAAGCAGAAGCACTCCGTGAAGCCCAGTTGAAATTTATCCGCGCCGAACTTGAAGTGTCCGCGCAGGCAAGCTTGAGCCAAAATTCCCTACCACGACCCCATTATTGGGCACCGTTTATTCTAATTGGGAATTGGTTATAG
- a CDS encoding filamentous hemagglutinin N-terminal domain-containing protein: MNHWRSAIWGLPVAVIVCPSPTLAQIVPDSTLPIPSSVTVEDSQFTIEGGTQVDRNLFHSFEEFSLPTGNEAWFRHDLSIENILTRVTGEGISNIDGLIGADGVNLFLLNPNGIVFGPQAQLDIGGSFLATTAERFEFADGTTFGETPTSPNLPLLTVTTPVGLQFGANPGRIEVRGSGHRFAPDRQTGQLQRSPAGGLQVESGQSLTLLSGDISLNGGNLTAEQGNIHLGSVGGNSQVSLDNLFRPNYSGVEDFGSLDLRQRASVDVSGPGGGTIDLRSQRLSIQEGSTILSLTEGNQPGGSINVNVRDTIELAGLNLAPSSILTQTQGLGASGDVNIAAGQLSIRDGAQISSASFSPGFGGNLNLNIINELELIGTGPNGFPPSFLASTTGGLAPGGDLNVNAERVIISDGAIITADTFSRDFPGGNLSFDVGQLRVLRGGQVSASTIGPGDAGNISIRASDLVEVSGGIGEDSSGIVSQVDRLRSPTGGEAILATGTGGNINIQTPRLRILEGGQISAATAGGGPGGRINLNTELLDVQGSRNTPEGMIALSAVTAVTLGESNAGDLTVNSQQIRVQDGGQITAGTRGPGDAGDVTITADDIDLSGRTPDGRPSRFTVRTEGPGESGNLRIFGNRLTVREGAEINVNGILRDRDGTPILNLPLGSAGNLTIQVRDLFLNTGRLTAETTSGDFGNIIINANDIRLLENSQVTTNAVGTATGGNIEIDTDILTALENSNINANAQDNFGGRVILNTQGLFGAEFREESTPNSDITATSELGPDFSGIVEINTPEVDPVSALVELEDRPVNAAVDQNPCIQGSETELVVTGGGGLPPSANDPFSGTGPWQDLRLDPLDDPQSHDNLPEESPQARPSSPQRIRQAQDWTLNAEGELVLTAPDGGSNYRPPTSPQNCSPQSQLPQSDKQNRPQSQQSQEFQVQNFHFVGNTVFSDEELAARTQTLLNRPLSFEELQTAADNITEHYKEKGYITTGAYIPPQTTQNRVVTVQILEGTLEDIRVRTSGNLNPNYVVRRIERVAEGPVNQDQLIEALQLLQLDPHIDRLSAELAAGVQPGTNLLNVRVEERNAVTASLGLDNDRSPTVGSFRQQANSGIANLFGIGDVASLAYSNTEGTGNWNLGYQLPINALDGTVSLLYSTGESRIVEAPFDQVDIQADTRTYEVSYRQPLLRRVQPRRDEENASTARDEGQNSSPPSDYVFREFALGLTASRRDTQTSILDRNFPLSPGADNQGETNISVLRFFQDWTQRDSREVLALRSEFSLGVNWFGATVNDDDPDSQFFSWQGQAQWVRRLGGGLETQQPETRLVLRGNAQLSADSLVPIEQFSLGGRRRMRGYRQDVLLADSGLFASAEVQIPLFRFARRQGTVWLAPFVEAGTVWNLGDRPNPDTSSLASAGLGLRLQLGDRLSAAFDWGIPLVELDTGNDSLQDNGLYFSIRFNPL, encoded by the coding sequence ATGAATCATTGGAGATCAGCCATTTGGGGGCTACCCGTTGCTGTGATAGTCTGCCCCTCGCCAACACTCGCTCAAATTGTCCCAGATTCAACTCTCCCAATTCCCTCTAGCGTGACCGTTGAGGACAGCCAGTTTACCATTGAGGGGGGAACTCAGGTCGATCGCAATCTGTTCCATAGTTTTGAGGAATTTTCCCTCCCCACCGGGAATGAAGCCTGGTTCCGTCATGATCTCAGCATTGAGAATATCTTGACTCGGGTTACTGGGGAGGGAATTTCCAACATTGATGGACTCATTGGTGCTGACGGGGTCAATTTATTTCTACTCAATCCCAATGGCATCGTCTTTGGTCCCCAGGCTCAGTTAGATATTGGCGGGTCTTTTCTAGCCACAACAGCGGAGCGATTTGAATTTGCCGATGGAACAACCTTTGGCGAAACCCCAACGTCCCCTAACTTACCACTCTTAACGGTCACGACTCCTGTGGGACTCCAGTTTGGAGCGAACCCGGGTCGGATTGAGGTTCGGGGTTCAGGGCATCGATTCGCCCCAGACCGGCAAACGGGTCAGCTACAGCGATCGCCCGCTGGGGGGTTACAAGTTGAATCCGGTCAGTCCCTAACTCTGTTGAGTGGGGACATTTCGCTTAATGGCGGTAATCTGACTGCCGAGCAAGGAAATATCCACCTGGGGAGTGTGGGGGGTAACAGCCAAGTTAGCTTAGACAATCTCTTTCGACCCAACTATAGCGGTGTTGAGGACTTTGGTTCCCTAGATTTGCGACAACGCGCTTCCGTCGATGTGAGTGGTCCAGGAGGAGGGACTATTGACCTGCGATCGCAGCGTTTGAGTATTCAAGAGGGTTCCACCATCCTCTCTCTAACGGAAGGGAATCAACCCGGCGGCAGCATTAACGTCAACGTCAGAGACACAATTGAATTAGCAGGACTAAACCTAGCCCCAAGTAGCATCTTAACCCAAACCCAGGGACTCGGGGCAAGCGGTGACGTGAACATCGCGGCTGGGCAACTATCCATTCGCGATGGTGCGCAAATTTCATCTGCATCCTTTAGTCCAGGGTTCGGCGGTAATTTAAACCTGAATATCATCAACGAATTAGAACTGATCGGTACAGGTCCTAATGGATTTCCCCCAAGTTTTCTGGCAAGCACAACTGGAGGTTTGGCTCCCGGCGGTGATCTCAACGTCAATGCTGAGCGTGTGATCATCTCTGATGGAGCCATAATCACCGCAGATACTTTTTCACGCGATTTTCCGGGAGGTAATTTAAGCTTTGATGTTGGGCAACTAAGAGTCTTACGTGGGGGACAAGTTTCTGCGTCAACAATTGGTCCTGGAGATGCTGGAAATATCTCCATTCGTGCCAGTGACTTGGTTGAAGTTAGCGGTGGAATAGGGGAAGATAGCAGTGGAATTGTCTCTCAAGTTGACAGGCTACGTTCTCCGACAGGAGGCGAAGCGATACTAGCAACAGGGACTGGGGGCAACATTAATATCCAAACACCACGATTAAGAATCCTTGAAGGAGGACAAATCTCTGCCGCAACGGCTGGCGGAGGTCCAGGAGGTCGTATCAACCTCAACACCGAACTCTTAGACGTTCAGGGAAGTCGCAACACTCCCGAAGGCATGATCGCTCTCAGCGCCGTTACAGCCGTTACCCTAGGAGAGTCAAACGCAGGGGATTTAACAGTCAATAGTCAACAGATTCGGGTTCAAGATGGGGGACAAATCACCGCCGGAACCCGAGGTCCCGGAGATGCTGGCGACGTAACCATCACGGCCGACGACATTGACCTCAGTGGCAGAACTCCCGATGGCAGACCTAGCCGCTTCACGGTGCGGACCGAAGGACCGGGGGAGTCCGGGAACTTGCGTATTTTTGGGAATCGCTTAACTGTCCGCGAAGGTGCCGAAATCAACGTTAATGGAATTCTTCGAGATCGAGACGGGACTCCCATCCTAAACTTGCCCTTGGGGAGTGCCGGAAACTTAACCATCCAAGTCCGAGACCTTTTCCTAAATACCGGCCGCCTCACCGCCGAAACCACCTCCGGCGATTTCGGCAATATCATCATCAATGCCAACGACATTCGCCTGTTAGAAAACAGCCAAGTCACCACCAACGCCGTTGGCACAGCAACGGGGGGCAACATTGAAATTGATACGGACATCCTGACCGCTCTGGAAAACAGTAATATCAATGCCAACGCTCAAGATAACTTTGGTGGTCGGGTGATTCTCAACACTCAAGGACTCTTTGGGGCAGAATTTCGAGAAGAAAGTACCCCCAACAGCGATATTACGGCCACGTCGGAATTGGGGCCAGACTTCAGTGGCATCGTTGAAATCAACACCCCAGAGGTTGACCCCGTCAGCGCCCTAGTAGAACTCGAAGACCGGCCCGTCAACGCCGCCGTCGACCAAAACCCCTGCATCCAAGGCAGCGAAACAGAATTAGTCGTCACCGGTGGCGGTGGACTCCCCCCCAGTGCCAACGACCCCTTTAGCGGCACTGGCCCTTGGCAAGACTTACGACTCGACCCCCTCGATGACCCCCAGAGTCACGACAATCTCCCAGAGGAGTCTCCCCAAGCACGTCCCTCCTCCCCCCAGCGGATTCGCCAAGCCCAGGACTGGACTCTCAACGCCGAGGGAGAATTGGTGTTAACAGCCCCCGACGGCGGGTCTAACTATCGCCCCCCCACTTCCCCACAAAACTGTTCTCCCCAATCTCAACTGCCCCAAAGCGACAAACAAAATCGCCCCCAGAGCCAGCAAAGCCAAGAGTTTCAAGTCCAGAACTTCCACTTTGTCGGCAATACGGTCTTCAGCGATGAAGAACTCGCCGCTAGAACCCAAACCCTGCTCAATCGTCCCCTCAGCTTCGAGGAGTTACAAACGGCCGCCGACAACATTACTGAACATTACAAAGAGAAGGGCTACATCACCACCGGCGCCTACATTCCCCCCCAAACCACCCAAAACCGCGTCGTCACGGTGCAAATCCTAGAAGGAACCCTCGAAGATATCCGAGTTCGCACCAGTGGCAACCTCAACCCCAACTATGTGGTGCGCCGCATCGAACGAGTCGCCGAGGGGCCTGTCAACCAAGACCAACTCATCGAAGCCCTGCAACTCCTACAACTCGACCCCCACATCGATCGCCTCTCAGCGGAGTTAGCGGCGGGGGTGCAACCGGGAACCAATCTCCTCAATGTGCGAGTAGAGGAACGCAACGCCGTCACCGCCAGCCTGGGCCTCGACAACGATCGCTCCCCCACGGTGGGCAGTTTCCGCCAACAAGCCAACAGCGGCATCGCTAACCTCTTCGGCATCGGCGATGTGGCCAGCCTCGCCTACAGCAACACCGAGGGAACGGGCAACTGGAACCTCGGCTATCAGCTACCCATTAACGCCCTCGATGGCACGGTGAGTCTCCTCTATAGCACGGGAGAGAGTCGCATTGTGGAAGCTCCCTTCGACCAAGTGGATATCCAGGCGGACACCCGCACCTATGAGGTCAGTTACCGCCAACCGCTGCTACGCCGAGTCCAACCCCGCCGGGATGAGGAGAACGCCTCAACGGCCCGCGATGAAGGGCAGAACTCCTCACCCCCCAGCGATTACGTCTTCCGGGAATTTGCCCTAGGACTGACGGCCTCGCGACGGGATACTCAAACCTCGATTCTCGATCGCAATTTTCCCCTCTCCCCAGGGGCCGACAACCAGGGAGAAACCAACATTTCCGTGTTACGGTTTTTCCAAGATTGGACTCAACGGGACAGCCGCGAGGTCTTGGCCCTACGTTCAGAGTTTAGTCTGGGGGTCAACTGGTTTGGGGCCACGGTGAACGACGATGACCCCGATAGTCAGTTCTTTTCCTGGCAAGGTCAAGCCCAATGGGTGCGCCGTCTGGGGGGCGGACTGGAGACTCAGCAGCCGGAAACGCGCTTAGTGCTGCGGGGCAATGCCCAATTGTCCGCCGATTCCCTGGTTCCCATTGAACAGTTCAGTTTGGGGGGACGGCGACGGATGCGCGGCTATCGTCAGGATGTGCTGCTGGCGGATTCGGGACTGTTTGCCTCGGCGGAGGTGCAAATTCCCCTATTCCGCTTTGCCCGCCGTCAGGGAACGGTCTGGCTGGCCCCGTTTGTGGAGGCGGGAACGGTCTGGAATTTGGGCGATCGCCCCAACCCGGATACCTCCAGCCTGGCCTCGGCCGGATTGGGGTTACGCCTCCAGTTGGGCGATCGCCTCAGTGCAGCGTTCGACTGGGGGATTCCCCTGGTGGAACTGGATACGGGTAACGATAGCTTGCAAGACAACGGTTTGTATTTCTCAATCAGGTTTAACCCCTTATGA
- a CDS encoding CHASE2 domain-containing protein: MSGIDDTTSHSKDSSKTGISITMDLLGFLATLAGILSFGYLFFQESGNFIDPRRIRKEHVISAVLIATFLVFGCQSLGLFQDIELSIYDRMMRLRQTEDPDPRLTIISVNEEDIQYQIENNMRMKGSLSDEALEILLNKINEHNPRTIGLDIYHDYPFEPESLENLVEEMENFFTICKVPSKNSNGVRPAPNFPIERVSFSDFQPDGDNILRRQILAMDSPEEDTDGVCPTDVSFSFLTSLDYLYQEDELNQEDELNQEDELNQEDELNQEDETFKIGQVEFKQFKIPFGGYQRLDSEESKGYQVMLNYRSVSNHREISNSIYTLKRVLQETNETQLKQWFEDKVVLIGVDNIIRDDWLTTNNVRQPQNQGATSGVFIQGHMISQILSAVLDRRRLIGTLPQGFNIFWILFWSSLGGWVVFKYNNPLLIVLLGALIISVVLLFGWGFLYFGWWVPFVPPCLGFLVTGSLPYIYLMLRAKGSSRQS, encoded by the coding sequence GTGAGCGGTATCGACGACACCACCAGCCATAGCAAGGATTCAAGCAAAACAGGAATATCAATCACCATGGATCTACTGGGCTTTTTGGCAACATTAGCTGGTATCTTAAGTTTTGGATACTTATTTTTCCAAGAATCTGGAAATTTTATTGATCCTCGACGAATCAGGAAGGAGCACGTCATTTCTGCTGTATTGATAGCTACATTCTTGGTTTTTGGTTGCCAGTCTTTGGGACTCTTTCAAGACATAGAACTCAGTATCTATGACAGAATGATGCGGCTACGACAAACAGAAGATCCTGACCCCAGATTAACCATTATTTCTGTCAATGAAGAGGATATTCAATATCAAATTGAAAATAACATGAGAATGAAAGGGTCTTTATCTGATGAAGCCCTGGAAATACTTCTCAACAAGATAAATGAACATAATCCAAGAACGATTGGCTTAGATATTTATCATGACTATCCTTTTGAACCAGAAAGCTTAGAGAACTTAGTTGAAGAAATGGAAAACTTTTTTACCATCTGTAAAGTACCTTCCAAAAATAGTAATGGAGTCAGACCTGCCCCCAATTTTCCTATAGAACGGGTGAGTTTTTCTGATTTCCAACCTGATGGGGATAACATTCTGCGACGCCAGATTTTGGCAATGGATTCACCTGAAGAGGATACAGATGGAGTCTGCCCAACTGATGTTAGTTTTTCTTTCTTAACATCTCTAGATTATTTATATCAGGAAGATGAGCTAAATCAGGAAGATGAGCTAAATCAGGAAGATGAGCTAAATCAGGAAGATGAGCTAAATCAGGAAGATGAGACTTTTAAAATTGGCCAAGTTGAGTTCAAACAATTTAAAATTCCCTTTGGAGGCTATCAAAGGCTAGACAGTGAAGAGTCTAAAGGGTATCAAGTAATGCTAAACTATCGTTCTGTAAGTAATCACCGTGAAATTAGTAACTCAATTTATACACTCAAGCGAGTGTTGCAAGAAACGAATGAAACACAATTGAAACAATGGTTTGAGGACAAGGTTGTCTTAATTGGTGTTGATAATATTATTCGTGATGATTGGTTGACAACAAATAACGTCAGACAACCCCAAAATCAAGGTGCAACCTCAGGGGTTTTCATTCAAGGACATATGATTAGTCAAATTTTGAGTGCAGTTTTAGATAGACGAAGACTAATTGGAACGTTACCCCAAGGATTTAATATCTTTTGGATATTATTTTGGTCGAGCTTGGGAGGTTGGGTTGTATTCAAGTATAACAATCCTTTGTTGATTGTTCTATTAGGAGCTTTAATAATATCTGTTGTACTGTTGTTTGGTTGGGGGTTTTTATATTTTGGATGGTGGGTTCCCTTTGTCCCACCTTGTCTAGGTTTCTTAGTGACGGGGAGTTTGCCTTATATCTACCTGATGTTACGAGCCAAGGGTTCTAGCAGACAATCTTGA
- a CDS encoding PEP-CTERM sorting domain-containing protein (PEP-CTERM proteins occur, often in large numbers, in the proteomes of bacteria that also encode an exosortase, a predicted intramembrane cysteine proteinase. The presence of a PEP-CTERM domain at a protein's C-terminus predicts cleavage within the sorting domain, followed by covalent anchoring to some some component of the (usually Gram-negative) cell surface. Many PEP-CTERM proteins exhibit an unusual sequence composition that includes large numbers of potential glycosylation sites. Expression of one such protein has been shown restore the ability of a bacterium to form floc, a type of biofilm.) — MPFWSAQQHNYQDTGGLAFSSGTSGYIQVTPQDGSSEALNLPFLWWMPYYHRVSTFYWWDGYELSDGQPLLTESLSAINFVRFTSYEDPDEFYYLLIPNLDPDPFLSFDSIYLESKNASPTSDIFLLTSLINSDYEVNQISGANVGFEDILTFELPETYESVVEVPVDTQPSESQQSQDIPEPTSTLSLILIGIIFGGSALKRRWTCRMATQHR, encoded by the coding sequence ATGCCATTTTGGTCAGCACAACAACACAACTATCAAGATACCGGTGGACTCGCATTTAGCTCCGGGACGAGCGGTTACATCCAAGTTACCCCTCAGGATGGGTCAAGTGAGGCCTTGAACCTTCCCTTTCTTTGGTGGATGCCCTACTATCATCGGGTTAGCACCTTTTACTGGTGGGATGGCTATGAGTTAAGTGATGGGCAACCTCTCCTGACAGAGAGTTTAAGCGCTATTAACTTTGTCCGCTTTACCTCTTACGAAGATCCTGATGAATTTTATTATCTTCTCATCCCCAACTTAGATCCCGATCCATTCTTGTCCTTTGACTCAATCTATTTGGAGTCAAAGAATGCAAGCCCTACCAGTGACATCTTTCTATTAACTAGCCTCATCAATTCTGATTATGAGGTCAATCAGATTTCTGGAGCCAACGTAGGATTTGAAGATATCCTGACATTTGAACTCCCAGAGACCTATGAATCAGTTGTCGAAGTCCCAGTAGATACTCAGCCCTCTGAGTCACAGCAGTCGCAAGATATCCCTGAGCCAACTTCAACCCTGAGTCTTATTCTAATTGGTATCATTTTTGGAGGATCTGCCCTCAAACGACGATGGACTTGCCGGATGGCAACTCAACATCGTTAA
- a CDS encoding DUF928 domain-containing protein: MVLLSLLTGFSFSSLAQVGEGWNRYNSHKQLRFERPRIPRNIGSPPRGRGGGSRGDCPYKPDFPPMMALVPGNATKLTVRESPTVWVYVPYTADEVNQGKFYLQNEDGKQEFFRVDVQLPSTPGVVGIQFPSTYRLTLNNIYQWNFEIDCPTQDEPDSRRAIVIGFIQRIDTPEPIEVAPGESSLDDAELYALAGIWYEAIDTLARLKLNSEERELVEREWNSLLRDETILLQELTDAPVVGYVTITNSQLE, from the coding sequence GTGGTATTACTCTCCCTCTTGACCGGGTTTAGTTTTAGTTCATTGGCTCAAGTCGGTGAAGGTTGGAATCGGTACAATTCTCACAAACAGTTACGGTTTGAGCGACCCCGCATTCCCCGGAATATAGGGAGTCCACCTCGGGGACGAGGGGGCGGGAGTCGGGGAGATTGCCCCTATAAACCTGACTTCCCTCCCATGATGGCTCTGGTTCCGGGGAATGCTACTAAATTGACGGTCCGTGAATCTCCCACGGTTTGGGTGTATGTCCCTTATACAGCGGATGAAGTAAACCAGGGGAAATTTTATCTGCAAAATGAGGATGGAAAGCAAGAATTTTTTCGGGTTGATGTTCAACTTCCCTCCACTCCTGGGGTGGTGGGCATCCAGTTTCCCTCAACGTATCGTTTGACGCTAAATAACATTTATCAATGGAATTTTGAAATTGACTGTCCCACTCAAGATGAACCCGACTCCCGACGGGCGATTGTGATTGGGTTTATTCAACGGATTGATACCCCTGAACCAATTGAAGTCGCACCTGGGGAGTCTTCATTAGACGATGCAGAACTCTATGCTTTAGCTGGAATCTGGTATGAAGCCATTGACACCTTAGCTCGCTTAAAACTTAATTCTGAGGAACGGGAGCTTGTGGAAAGGGAATGGAATAGTTTATTGCGTGATGAGACGATTTTGTTGCAGGAACTGACCGATGCTCCGGTGGTGGGATATGTGACTATAACCAATTCCCAATTAGAATAA